In Acidimicrobiia bacterium, the following are encoded in one genomic region:
- a CDS encoding GNAT family N-acetyltransferase codes for MMIEPMQSSDWPEVAHIYTEGIATGNATFEVEAPSWADWDAGHLQEGRIVARSPGRIDGWAALSPVSDRCAYGGVAEVSVYVAVEAQTRGIGRALLERLITESERAGIWMLQAGIFPENRASIALHQTCGFRIVGTRERLGQMNGRWRDVTLLERRSAVVGV; via the coding sequence ATGATGATCGAACCGATGCAGTCCTCGGACTGGCCGGAAGTCGCACACATCTACACAGAGGGGATCGCCACCGGAAACGCAACGTTCGAGGTCGAAGCTCCGAGTTGGGCCGACTGGGACGCCGGGCATCTCCAGGAAGGCAGGATCGTTGCCCGGAGTCCGGGCCGGATCGATGGATGGGCGGCCCTCAGCCCGGTCTCCGACCGGTGTGCCTATGGCGGAGTCGCCGAGGTGAGCGTCTACGTGGCGGTCGAAGCCCAGACTCGTGGCATTGGCAGAGCGCTCCTAGAACGGCTGATCACCGAATCCGAACGGGCCGGTATATGGATGCTCCAGGCAGGGATCTTCCCGGAGAACCGGGCTTCGATTGCGCTGCATCAGACCTGTGGATTTCGCATCGTCGGGACAAGAGAAAGACTCGGTCAGATGAACGGCCGCTGGCGCGATGTGACCCTGCTCGAGCGTCGGAGCGCAGTCGTCGGGGTATAG
- the infA gene encoding translation initiation factor IF-1 — protein MAKQDDVIRVQGVVVETLPNATFRVEVDGGLEVLARAAGKMRRGRYIRILPGDRVDVELSAYDPTRGRIVWRYK, from the coding sequence GTGGCCAAGCAGGATGATGTAATTCGGGTGCAGGGTGTCGTCGTTGAGACGCTTCCCAATGCCACCTTTCGCGTCGAGGTCGATGGTGGCCTCGAGGTGCTTGCTCGCGCTGCCGGGAAGATGCGGCGTGGACGCTACATCCGGATCCTGCCCGGCGATCGCGTCGACGTGGAACTCTCTGCATACGACCCGACTCGCGGTCGCATCGTCTGGCGCTACAAGTAG
- a CDS encoding YceI family protein, translating into MVKRWIVLAGVAVVGMAALWFFFLRSDNPDPVSLSDAVEAATDPTTVSETTLLEEAVDAGLDGTWTVLADDASFAGYRVGEELVGIGVTEAVGRTSAVTGSLELEGSTLTAVGIEVDMSSLRSDDNRRDGAMRQRALETGAFPTASFRLTQPIELGSVPTEGVPVNVTAIGDLTLHGTTRPVEIQLEAQLVGERIVVVGSVDVTYGDFGIDLPSAPVLVGVEDHGQIELQLTFIRP; encoded by the coding sequence ATGGTGAAAAGATGGATAGTGCTTGCCGGCGTCGCGGTAGTCGGGATGGCGGCGCTGTGGTTCTTCTTCTTGCGGTCGGACAACCCTGACCCCGTCTCGCTCAGCGACGCGGTCGAAGCCGCAACCGACCCGACTACCGTTTCAGAAACGACCCTCCTCGAGGAAGCAGTCGATGCCGGACTGGATGGAACGTGGACCGTGCTCGCAGACGACGCTTCGTTTGCCGGATACCGGGTCGGCGAGGAACTGGTGGGGATCGGCGTCACCGAGGCAGTCGGCCGAACTAGTGCCGTGACCGGTTCGCTCGAGCTCGAAGGATCAACACTGACCGCAGTCGGCATCGAGGTCGATATGTCGTCGCTCCGGTCCGATGACAATCGTCGTGACGGGGCAATGCGGCAGCGAGCTCTCGAGACCGGGGCTTTCCCGACGGCCTCGTTTCGACTGACCCAACCAATCGAGCTTGGCTCGGTTCCGACCGAAGGCGTCCCCGTCAACGTCACCGCAATCGGTGATCTGACCCTGCACGGAACGACCCGACCCGTCGAGATCCAGCTCGAAGCGCAGCTGGTCGGTGAGCGAATCGTGGTGGTGGGAAGCGTGGACGTCACCTACGGCGACTTCGGCATCGACCTGCCATCCGCCCCCGTCCTCGTCGGGGTGGAAGACCACGGGCAGATTGAGCTTCAGCTCACGTTCATTCGCCCGTAG
- a CDS encoding response regulator transcription factor, translating to MRVLVVEDDAQVRSALSRALNFEGYDVDTANDGADALERVLKTTPDAIVLDVMMPHVDGLEATRRLRARGDTTPILLLTARHEVSDRVAGLDAGADDYLVKPFALEELLARLRALLRRSEPETNEIMKVGDLTLDPATRLVKRGDTPIELTKTEFQLLELLMFNEGIVLTRETIYERIWGFDFGTSSNSLDVYVGYLRRKTEPDGAPRLIQTVRGVGYVIRDV from the coding sequence ATGCGTGTACTTGTCGTGGAGGATGACGCTCAAGTTCGGTCGGCTTTGTCAAGAGCCCTCAACTTCGAGGGTTACGACGTCGACACCGCCAACGATGGAGCGGATGCGCTCGAACGGGTTCTCAAAACGACGCCGGACGCCATCGTTCTGGATGTCATGATGCCGCATGTCGATGGTCTCGAAGCCACCAGACGGCTCCGGGCGCGCGGCGACACGACTCCTATCCTGCTGCTCACGGCCAGGCACGAAGTGTCCGACCGGGTGGCCGGTCTCGATGCCGGCGCCGATGACTATCTGGTCAAACCGTTTGCCCTCGAGGAGTTGCTGGCTCGCCTCCGTGCACTGCTGCGTCGATCCGAACCGGAAACCAATGAGATCATGAAGGTGGGAGACCTGACGCTTGACCCTGCTACCCGTCTGGTGAAGCGTGGGGACACACCGATCGAACTAACCAAGACCGAGTTCCAGCTACTCGAGCTCCTGATGTTCAACGAAGGCATCGTGCTGACGCGTGAAACTATCTACGAACGCATCTGGGGTTTCGATTTCGGGACGTCGTCGAACTCCCTCGACGTGTACGTCGGCTACCTCCGACGAAAGACCGAACCGGACGGCGCCCCTCGCCTGATTCAGACTGTGCGGGGTGTCGGCTATGTGATCCGGGACGTATGA
- a CDS encoding HAMP domain-containing sensor histidine kinase, whose amino-acid sequence MSLRLRLTLFVAGAAAVAVAAVATAAYLSAADEVYGEVDAFLEQRIGFLGAFSLFDGGAGDPLRLADDPIMGMGMGIGGRGSRFVQPDSVVQILSADGTIFATSGPLPVDDVDREVLGGERQATIHTVDVDGEQYRIITAPFTIPTVGDHPLGAVQVGRSLTEALAVLDGMRFKMFATGALGVAIAALAGWLIAGRALRPVGELTAAAEHVAATQDLESPIAVVQEDEIGRLAKSFNSMLGALADSKRQQQQLVADAGHELRTPLTSLRTNIELLARATSLPADQRRELLDDATTELEELSELVGELVDLAADRPVDEPLSDVRLDQIVESVAKRAQRRWDRQVNVDSEPTVLRARMGGVERAVSNLIENAVKWGPPGTPVEVVQRRGLVTVRDHGPGIEASDQTRVFDRFYRATAARTMPGSGLGLAIVRQIAQEHGGTVSAANAPDGGAVVGFELPEAEPVGSGQ is encoded by the coding sequence ATGAGCCTTCGCCTCCGCCTCACGCTCTTTGTTGCCGGAGCCGCCGCGGTAGCGGTCGCGGCGGTGGCAACCGCGGCCTACCTCTCTGCTGCCGATGAGGTATACGGCGAGGTCGATGCGTTCCTTGAACAGCGTATCGGGTTCCTCGGCGCATTCAGTCTCTTCGATGGAGGCGCAGGTGATCCGCTCCGGCTGGCCGACGACCCGATCATGGGCATGGGCATGGGCATCGGTGGTCGCGGCTCCCGATTCGTCCAACCCGACTCAGTCGTGCAGATCCTCTCCGCAGACGGGACCATCTTCGCCACGTCGGGCCCGCTCCCCGTCGATGACGTCGATCGGGAGGTTCTCGGCGGGGAGCGACAGGCAACCATCCACACGGTCGACGTGGACGGCGAGCAGTATCGCATCATCACCGCCCCGTTCACCATCCCCACCGTCGGCGACCATCCGCTCGGAGCCGTGCAGGTGGGCCGTTCGTTGACCGAGGCACTCGCCGTCCTCGACGGCATGCGCTTCAAGATGTTCGCTACCGGCGCGCTCGGCGTCGCAATCGCCGCCCTGGCCGGTTGGCTGATCGCCGGCCGTGCACTGCGACCGGTCGGCGAGCTCACCGCGGCCGCAGAGCACGTGGCGGCCACGCAGGATCTCGAGTCGCCGATCGCCGTCGTGCAGGAAGATGAGATCGGACGCCTGGCGAAGTCCTTCAACTCGATGCTCGGCGCGCTGGCAGACTCGAAGCGGCAGCAGCAGCAGCTCGTGGCCGACGCCGGGCATGAGCTGCGGACGCCTCTGACCAGCCTCCGGACGAATATCGAACTCCTGGCCCGGGCCACCAGCCTTCCCGCCGACCAACGGCGCGAGCTGCTGGATGACGCGACGACTGAACTCGAAGAGCTCTCCGAGCTGGTCGGGGAACTCGTCGACCTCGCCGCCGATCGGCCCGTCGACGAACCTCTCTCCGACGTGCGACTCGACCAGATCGTTGAATCTGTCGCAAAGCGTGCACAGCGACGGTGGGACCGGCAGGTGAACGTCGACAGCGAGCCAACCGTTCTGCGAGCCCGAATGGGAGGAGTCGAGCGTGCCGTCTCCAACCTCATCGAGAACGCCGTCAAGTGGGGGCCGCCCGGCACGCCGGTCGAGGTTGTCCAGCGCCGCGGACTCGTGACTGTCCGCGATCACGGACCCGGGATCGAGGCGTCCGACCAGACCAGGGTGTTCGATCGCTTCTACCGGGCGACGGCGGCCCGGACGATGCCGGGCTCCGGCCTCGGCCTGGCCATCGTGCGCCAGATCGCACAGGAGCATGGCGGTACGGTTAGCGCGGCAAACGCTCCCGACGGAGGCGCGGTCGTGGGTTTCGAACTCCCCGAAGCTGAACCAGTAGGCAGCGGGCAGTAG
- a CDS encoding DUF4147 domain-containing protein — MTGGAFDRRAIANDPGRRGSLMRVFAGALDAVDPEAAVLAALQRDEDRLTLAGRPVELAAIDRCLVLAFGKASVPMARGIIRAVDGMRVEGIVVTNQVGAVPGLRVVEGSHPVPDERSVAAATELLDLARGAGPNDLVMVAISGGGSSLLTMPAGGLKLSDLAATTSLLLRSSASIGDLNTVRKHLSAVSGGRLIEAAAGAGVVLTLVISDVVGNDLEIIASGPTVPDHSTYREAAAVLDRYGVAGRVPVPVLEHLTAGEEGRVPETPVEGVGLDRQTIAIIADATRAAEGAAEAARKLGWEPELVSATVTGEAREVAVEIVGAARELRPGELLIYAGETTVTVAGDGRGGRNQELALAAAAELAGSSDLVLLSAGTDGIDGVTEAAGAFADGWTVERGVVHGLDAADFLARNDSYSYLSTVGDVIVTGPTGTNVGDLILVARSG; from the coding sequence ATGACTGGAGGCGCGTTCGACCGGCGCGCGATTGCCAATGATCCGGGCCGGCGCGGGAGCCTCATGCGCGTCTTCGCCGGCGCTCTCGACGCCGTCGATCCAGAGGCGGCGGTTCTCGCTGCGCTTCAACGGGATGAGGACCGCTTGACACTGGCCGGACGGCCGGTCGAGCTAGCTGCGATCGACCGGTGTCTGGTGCTCGCCTTCGGGAAAGCGTCCGTCCCGATGGCCAGGGGGATCATCCGCGCGGTCGATGGGATGCGGGTCGAGGGTATCGTCGTTACCAACCAGGTTGGAGCGGTTCCCGGGTTGCGAGTCGTGGAAGGAAGCCATCCCGTTCCCGATGAACGCAGCGTGGCAGCAGCCACCGAACTCCTCGATCTGGCGAGGGGGGCCGGACCGAACGATCTCGTGATGGTTGCTATCTCCGGCGGAGGGTCTTCGTTGCTGACGATGCCTGCCGGCGGGTTGAAGTTGAGCGATCTGGCCGCCACCACCTCCCTGCTTCTTCGCAGCAGCGCCTCCATTGGAGACCTCAACACGGTCAGGAAACATCTGTCGGCAGTCAGCGGGGGGCGTCTGATCGAGGCGGCGGCCGGTGCAGGTGTGGTCCTCACTCTGGTGATCTCCGACGTCGTCGGCAACGACCTCGAGATCATCGCCTCCGGACCAACCGTGCCGGATCACTCGACCTATAGGGAGGCGGCCGCGGTCCTCGATCGCTACGGCGTAGCCGGGCGAGTGCCGGTGCCTGTGCTCGAGCATTTGACCGCCGGTGAAGAGGGGAGGGTTCCCGAAACGCCGGTCGAGGGGGTCGGACTCGATCGCCAGACCATCGCCATCATTGCCGATGCAACCAGGGCTGCGGAAGGGGCAGCCGAGGCCGCCCGAAAACTCGGGTGGGAACCGGAGTTGGTCTCAGCCACCGTCACCGGCGAAGCGCGTGAGGTCGCCGTCGAAATCGTCGGAGCCGCCCGGGAACTCCGCCCGGGGGAGTTGCTGATCTATGCAGGCGAGACGACCGTCACGGTAGCCGGGGACGGCCGAGGGGGCCGCAATCAGGAACTGGCCTTGGCGGCCGCCGCTGAGCTGGCGGGTAGCAGCGATCTGGTGCTGCTGTCTGCCGGAACCGACGGCATAGACGGAGTGACGGAAGCGGCAGGTGCGTTCGCCGACGGGTGGACGGTCGAGCGTGGGGTGGTGCACGGTCTCGATGCTGCGGACTTCCTGGCCAGGAACGACAGCTACTCGTATCTCTCTACGGTGGGTGATGTCATCGTGACCGGGCCGACCGGCACGAATGTGGGAGACCTCATCCTCGTGGCCAGGAGTGGATGA
- a CDS encoding TetR/AcrR family transcriptional regulator has product MTQVSTSAVTAPPTARGRATRQAILDAAEEVFGELSFDRASVAEITRRAGVAQGTFYVYFPDKKAAFSELVRHLNHTLRETIARSVGELTDRREIERAGFRAFFDYVRDHRSLYMVVREAEFVDPAVYRWHYDTLGDGYVRGLEQAKTIGQLPASLHSETIAHLLMGIAEFMGARYVLRADADLSEDVFEQVMAFIDRGLGYLEGGRS; this is encoded by the coding sequence GTGACTCAGGTGTCAACTTCAGCCGTCACCGCTCCCCCCACCGCCCGTGGCCGGGCGACAAGGCAAGCGATCCTCGATGCAGCAGAAGAGGTTTTCGGGGAGCTTTCGTTCGACCGGGCCTCCGTCGCTGAGATCACCCGCCGTGCCGGAGTCGCGCAAGGGACGTTCTACGTCTACTTTCCCGACAAGAAGGCAGCCTTCAGCGAGCTGGTCCGCCACCTCAATCACACGTTGCGGGAGACAATCGCCAGGTCCGTGGGGGAACTCACCGATCGCCGGGAAATCGAACGAGCCGGCTTCCGGGCCTTCTTCGACTACGTGCGGGACCATCGTTCGCTGTACATGGTCGTCAGGGAGGCCGAGTTCGTCGACCCCGCCGTCTACCGCTGGCACTACGACACCCTCGGCGACGGATACGTCCGCGGCCTCGAACAGGCGAAAACGATTGGCCAGCTCCCGGCCTCGCTGCATTCGGAGACGATTGCCCACCTCTTGATGGGCATCGCCGAGTTCATGGGAGCCCGCTACGTCCTTCGAGCGGATGCAGATCTATCAGAGGACGTCTTCGAACAGGTCATGGCATTCATCGACCGGGGCCTCGGCTACCTGGAAGGAGGCAGATCGTGA